In the genome of Hyphobacterium sp. CCMP332, one region contains:
- a CDS encoding T9SS type A sorting domain-containing protein: MKKLYSFFILSFFYTSSFAQVFTLIDSFPASGGVKLGPDGHIYIGNYGDGLPNANGTQIWRYHLQEDSLELFVSGLSGASGNTFGPNGNFYQSNISSGVISKVTPSGQVSTYASGLSSPVGIVADDIGNLFVCECGSNEISKVDTLGNVTVFSSGFLFACPNGITRDGDGNLYVSNFNNSDVVKITLNGQESALAFIPGNNNGHLTYSSKDSCLYIASHGSSKIYKSTLSGNVSTIAGSGTRGNADGNLNQATFSRPNGIAMSSSQDTIFLNSSIPLTNGPSFPLNPSKLRAITGFRTVMTKASEEEKIAFNIYPNPTKGIIEITGLVKGKYILYLRSLNGKNVHESDLTIENNNAHYYDLGKVQEGFGVYFLAIENSDFFHSQKIILTEMD; the protein is encoded by the coding sequence ATGAAAAAACTCTACTCATTTTTTATCCTTTCATTTTTTTATACTAGCTCGTTTGCACAGGTATTCACTCTGATAGACAGTTTTCCGGCAAGTGGCGGAGTGAAGCTCGGCCCGGATGGACATATTTATATCGGGAATTACGGCGATGGATTACCCAATGCCAATGGAACACAGATCTGGAGATATCATCTTCAGGAAGATTCACTTGAGCTCTTTGTTAGCGGCTTATCCGGCGCTTCGGGCAATACTTTTGGCCCGAATGGCAATTTTTACCAATCAAATATATCTTCCGGGGTTATTAGCAAAGTAACACCATCAGGACAGGTAAGTACTTATGCCAGCGGACTTTCCTCTCCAGTAGGAATTGTAGCCGATGATATTGGTAATTTATTTGTTTGCGAATGCGGTTCCAATGAAATTTCAAAAGTCGACACCCTGGGAAATGTTACCGTATTCAGCAGCGGATTCCTTTTTGCCTGCCCTAACGGCATAACCAGGGATGGTGATGGAAATTTATACGTTTCCAATTTCAACAATAGCGATGTGGTGAAAATAACTCTAAATGGACAGGAAAGCGCCTTAGCCTTTATTCCCGGAAATAATAACGGCCATTTAACCTATTCCTCAAAGGACTCCTGTCTATATATCGCCAGCCATGGTAGCAGCAAAATATATAAATCTACACTCAGCGGTAATGTGAGTACTATTGCAGGCAGTGGTACTCGTGGGAATGCGGACGGAAACTTAAACCAGGCTACTTTTTCACGGCCCAATGGCATTGCCATGAGTTCGAGTCAGGATACGATTTTTTTAAATTCATCCATTCCATTGACAAACGGGCCTTCATTTCCATTAAACCCTTCAAAATTGCGGGCAATTACCGGTTTTAGAACTGTAATGACCAAAGCTTCTGAAGAAGAAAAAATTGCATTTAATATTTATCCCAATCCAACGAAAGGTATTATTGAAATTACTGGTTTAGTCAAGGGAAAATACATATTGTATTTGCGATCATTAAATGGTAAAAACGTGCATGAAAGCGATCTCACGATAGAGAACAACAATGCGCATTACTACGATTTAGGTAAAGTTCAGGAGGGTTTTGGCGTCTATTTTCTGGCCATTGAAAATTCTGATTTTTTTCATTCTCAAAAAATAATACTCACAGAAATGGATTAA
- a CDS encoding glycosyltransferase gives MSVSLIIAVYKRLDFLSLVFQSIDAQSFKNFEVIIAEDNNQAETKIFIEKAQKTHKFSIKHVFQEDLGFRKNKILNEAIRLSSAEKLVFIDGDCIIHKHFIKNYNSVIGEGIARAGRRIELSEKHTLSMLRKGELIGLDVLSLLMRNARYPEKALYLPNVKSLNSGFKHLLGCNWGIMKNDLMAINGFDEDYELSGVGEDSDVEWRLLKAGIKIESIIYSCLEYHLYHPVHYNQKILDENLKMLERKKNEGRAFCENGLIK, from the coding sequence ATGAGTGTAAGCTTAATTATTGCTGTCTACAAAAGACTTGATTTTTTATCCCTTGTTTTTCAGTCCATTGATGCGCAATCCTTCAAAAATTTTGAAGTCATCATAGCAGAAGACAACAATCAGGCCGAAACCAAAATATTTATTGAAAAAGCTCAAAAGACTCATAAATTTTCAATAAAACATGTTTTTCAGGAAGATTTAGGTTTTAGGAAGAACAAAATCCTGAATGAAGCAATCCGATTAAGCAGCGCTGAAAAGCTGGTGTTCATAGATGGCGATTGTATTATTCACAAGCATTTTATCAAAAATTACAACTCTGTGATAGGTGAAGGCATTGCCCGTGCAGGAAGAAGGATTGAACTGAGTGAAAAGCATACCCTTTCCATGCTTCGTAAAGGGGAATTAATAGGTTTGGATGTTCTGTCTTTATTAATGAGAAATGCCAGGTACCCTGAAAAAGCACTTTATCTACCAAATGTTAAAAGCCTTAATTCCGGTTTTAAGCATTTGCTAGGATGCAATTGGGGCATTATGAAAAATGATTTGATGGCCATAAACGGTTTTGACGAGGACTATGAATTATCGGGTGTTGGTGAAGATTCGGATGTTGAATGGCGATTGTTGAAGGCAGGAATTAAAATTGAATCGATCATTTACAGCTGTTTGGAATACCATCTGTATCATCCTGTTCATTACAATCAGAAAATACTCGATGAAAATTTAAAAATGCTCGAACGCAAAAAAAATGAAGGAAGGGCTTTTTGTGAGAATGGCTTGATAAAATGA
- a CDS encoding DUF4834 family protein: MILKILLVLFLVYFLVFRFFGLLIRPFLSFLFAQQANRYNSDTFGNGRSQRTREGEIKIDHVPNDKAKKGKNFEGGEYVDYEELK, translated from the coding sequence ATGATTTTAAAGATATTATTAGTCTTATTTCTGGTTTACTTTTTGGTTTTCCGATTTTTCGGATTGCTGATCAGACCATTTTTGTCTTTTTTATTTGCCCAACAGGCCAATCGCTACAATTCTGATACTTTTGGAAATGGAAGGTCACAAAGAACCAGGGAAGGTGAAATAAAAATTGACCATGTTCCCAATGACAAAGCCAAAAAAGGCAAAAACTTCGAGGGTGGTGAATACGTGGATTACGAAGAGTTGAAATAA
- a CDS encoding superoxide dismutase translates to MMSFELPKLPYAFDALEPHIDAKTMEIHHGKHHAGYVSKLNAAIENTDMANKSIEDLCKQHSDVGAVRNNGGGHYNHSLFWTIMSAKGGGNPSGAIAAAIDRDYGSFDSFKDAFSNAAATRFGSGWAWLCVVDGGKLEVCSSANQDNPLMPGVGCGGHPILGLDVWEHAYYLNYQNRRPDYISAFFNVINWDEVNRRYSEAQ, encoded by the coding sequence ATTATGTCTTTCGAATTACCAAAATTACCATATGCATTTGACGCTTTAGAGCCTCATATCGATGCTAAAACTATGGAAATACATCATGGCAAACATCACGCAGGATATGTGAGCAAGTTAAATGCCGCAATCGAAAATACCGATATGGCCAATAAATCAATTGAGGATCTCTGCAAACAACATTCCGATGTTGGAGCGGTTCGCAACAATGGTGGTGGTCATTATAACCACTCTCTGTTCTGGACCATCATGAGCGCCAAAGGCGGTGGAAATCCCAGTGGTGCTATTGCAGCGGCTATAGATAGAGACTACGGATCTTTTGATTCTTTTAAAGATGCCTTTAGCAATGCGGCTGCCACAAGATTTGGATCGGGATGGGCATGGCTATGTGTCGTAGACGGCGGAAAATTAGAAGTGTGCAGTTCCGCAAATCAGGACAATCCACTTATGCCCGGCGTTGGTTGTGGCGGCCATCCAATATTAGGCCTGGATGTATGGGAACATGCTTATTATCTTAATTATCAAAACAGAAGACCCGATTATATTTCGGCTTTCTTTAATGTTATCAATTGGGATGAAGTGAATAGAAGATACAGCGAAGCGCAGTAA
- a CDS encoding DUF4783 domain-containing protein, producing the protein MLKRILNIAIVLFLTLLCVDSFAQDSESENARTALKAGSSKELAAMLDNASEVIILEKKYTKKNAEPVLKDFFISNPAVDFKFIHNGSSKDGSLVYSIGHYETKNSKFRVVIRFKRSREEFKIHKLEVSKF; encoded by the coding sequence ATGTTAAAAAGGATATTAAATATTGCCATTGTTTTGTTTCTGACTTTGCTCTGCGTGGATTCATTTGCACAGGACAGCGAATCGGAAAATGCCCGAACGGCGCTGAAAGCCGGGAGCAGTAAGGAATTGGCCGCTATGTTAGACAATGCCTCGGAGGTGATAATATTAGAGAAAAAATATACCAAGAAAAATGCCGAGCCCGTATTGAAGGATTTTTTCATTAGCAATCCCGCTGTAGACTTTAAATTTATCCATAACGGATCTTCAAAAGACGGATCCCTGGTCTATTCCATTGGACACTATGAAACAAAAAATTCTAAATTCAGGGTGGTCATTCGATTTAAGCGATCAAGAGAAGAATTTAAAATTCACAAGCTCGAAGTTTCCAAATTCTGA
- the nadC gene encoding carboxylating nicotinate-nucleotide diphosphorylase has product MIYNYLQKPAIEHFIDEAIREDIGDGDHSSLSSIPADAKNTARLIIKDNGTIAGLDLAYMIFERIDPKLKIDKFLKDGDKVKTGDIAFEVSGKSRSILSAERLVLNCMQRMSAIATKTRKLADLIAHTNTKLLDTRKTTPNFRIPEKWAVKIGGGSNHRFALFDMIMIKDNHVDFAGGIEAAIMAANKYISETKKDLEIEIETRNIEEVKEVVSVGKVNRIMLDNMSVNQMKEALALIANKFQTEASGGITEETIVPIAETGVDYISVGAITHSYKSLDMSLKAI; this is encoded by the coding sequence GTGATTTACAATTACCTTCAAAAACCTGCTATAGAACATTTTATCGACGAAGCGATTCGAGAGGATATTGGCGACGGAGATCATTCTTCCTTATCGAGTATTCCAGCAGATGCTAAAAATACCGCCAGACTGATTATCAAAGATAATGGCACAATTGCCGGGCTGGATTTGGCCTATATGATTTTTGAGAGGATTGATCCTAAACTAAAAATAGATAAGTTTTTGAAAGACGGTGATAAAGTTAAAACCGGTGATATTGCTTTTGAAGTGAGTGGAAAATCACGCTCTATTTTGTCAGCAGAACGACTTGTATTGAACTGTATGCAAAGAATGAGCGCAATTGCCACCAAGACGAGGAAACTGGCCGATTTAATTGCTCACACCAATACAAAATTGCTGGATACAAGAAAAACAACACCTAATTTTCGTATTCCTGAAAAATGGGCGGTAAAAATCGGAGGAGGTTCAAATCATCGTTTTGCGCTATTCGATATGATCATGATCAAAGATAATCATGTAGATTTTGCCGGAGGAATTGAAGCAGCTATCATGGCTGCGAACAAATATATTTCCGAGACTAAAAAAGATCTTGAAATTGAAATTGAAACAAGAAACATTGAAGAGGTAAAAGAAGTTGTTAGTGTTGGAAAAGTAAATCGAATAATGCTCGATAATATGTCTGTCAATCAGATGAAAGAAGCTTTGGCATTAATCGCTAATAAATTTCAAACCGAAGCTTCCGGAGGAATTACGGAAGAAACAATTGTACCCATTGCAGAAACTGGTGTAGATTACATTTCTGTGGGCGCAATTACACATTCATACAAAAGTTTAGACATGAGTTTAAAAGCCATTTAA
- a CDS encoding nucleoside deaminase, with amino-acid sequence MLSVHSPEHFMKQALNEAEKAFEKGEIPVGAVVVCNNRIIAKAHNQTELLNDVTAHAEILAITTASTALGGKYLRDCTIYITLEPCIMCAGALAWSQVSNIVYGANDELKGFSKFLNSNIFSSKTLIKKGVMEEESSILLKEFFKKLRKK; translated from the coding sequence ATGTTGAGTGTTCACAGTCCGGAACACTTCATGAAGCAAGCCTTAAATGAAGCCGAAAAGGCTTTTGAAAAAGGGGAAATCCCCGTGGGAGCAGTAGTCGTATGTAATAATAGAATAATCGCAAAAGCACACAATCAAACCGAGCTTTTAAATGATGTAACGGCTCATGCCGAAATATTGGCGATCACTACGGCAAGCACAGCATTGGGAGGGAAATACCTCAGAGATTGTACGATTTATATAACTTTGGAACCCTGCATTATGTGTGCAGGCGCTTTGGCCTGGTCGCAGGTTTCAAATATTGTTTATGGAGCAAATGACGAATTGAAAGGGTTCAGTAAATTCTTAAATTCGAACATATTTTCTTCAAAAACACTTATAAAAAAGGGCGTCATGGAAGAAGAGTCTTCCATTTTGCTCAAGGAATTTTTTAAAAAATTACGTAAAAAATAA
- a CDS encoding DUF4293 domain-containing protein — MIQRVQSIFLAVIAILMAACTGFNYWQKAALDGSSKIYLSAIGKAVFEQGNEAASLQYFPFTFVAILALLSCGLAIYEIFQYKNRLLQLKLGALNSLFMGATLVLMVVFINQNEDLLDPGKRVLPGIAFYMPVIAMVLNIIANRFIRKDEKLVRSADRMR; from the coding sequence ATGATACAAAGAGTCCAATCTATATTTCTCGCGGTAATAGCCATATTGATGGCTGCCTGCACAGGTTTTAATTATTGGCAAAAAGCTGCTCTCGATGGATCTTCAAAAATTTATTTATCCGCCATTGGAAAAGCCGTTTTTGAACAGGGCAATGAAGCCGCCTCGCTGCAATACTTCCCTTTTACATTTGTGGCAATTTTAGCTTTGCTATCATGTGGTCTGGCCATTTATGAAATTTTCCAATACAAAAACCGATTACTACAACTCAAGTTGGGAGCACTCAATTCATTGTTTATGGGAGCCACATTGGTTTTGATGGTGGTTTTTATAAACCAAAATGAAGATTTACTGGATCCCGGGAAAAGGGTATTGCCAGGCATTGCCTTTTATATGCCCGTGATTGCAATGGTTTTAAATATTATAGCCAACAGGTTTATTCGAAAGGATGAAAAATTGGTCAGGTCTGCAGATAGAATGAGATAA
- a CDS encoding YcxB family protein, producing MTIKTKKYQLPTKTFVKFAMMNVLREQWWVFLIAIAIAALTFVYPDTIWFYIIAGLSLSLYLLFWLIQFFGLTQLDQAKFIFEKLSYEIDPKQILLKISSKQGMPIKWEQIKKARAGKNHYLLIMNKAQIIHLPFKVFNSPRDVKMMETLLKRKNLIK from the coding sequence ATGACCATCAAAACAAAAAAATATCAATTACCCACAAAGACATTCGTCAAATTTGCCATGATGAATGTGCTCCGAGAACAATGGTGGGTATTTTTAATTGCTATAGCCATTGCGGCGCTTACTTTCGTATATCCGGATACCATTTGGTTTTACATCATTGCCGGCCTGAGTTTATCGCTTTATCTTTTGTTCTGGCTGATTCAGTTTTTCGGACTGACCCAATTGGATCAGGCGAAATTTATTTTTGAAAAGCTGAGCTATGAGATTGATCCCAAGCAAATACTTTTAAAAATCAGCTCTAAACAGGGAATGCCAATCAAATGGGAACAGATTAAAAAAGCCAGAGCCGGGAAAAATCACTATTTGTTAATTATGAACAAGGCGCAGATCATTCATTTGCCTTTTAAGGTATTCAACAGCCCCAGAGATGTGAAAATGATGGAGACCTTGTTGAAGCGAAAGAACTTGATTAAGTAG